Part of the Paenibacillus guangzhouensis genome is shown below.
ACCTGGCTTAAGACCAACATATAGCTGATTGATCTGATCTTGTATTGTCGCAGGCTTTTTATCCGCCGCCTTGATAAGTGTAGCAGAGACCCCATTATACAATTCTTTGTGCGCATTTGAGGGAGTCGATGCGTATACACTTACCGTTCCTGCAATCATCATTACCGCAGCGAGCGAAATAGCTGCTTTCATTTTCTTTCCTACCATATAAGTTTGAGCTCCTTTCGGCCATAAGGCCTTGCATTATAGGTTGCAATACATATAACACCCGATCAATCGGAAAAAGGGACATTTAGAATTAAAAAGAACAGAAACGATTTCTCTGCAATGTGAAACATTCCTACATATTGATTCGTTTATTATGGATGTATGAGATTAGATACGAATGGAGGAACTATAGTGAGAAAATGTTATCCGTTTCTTATTTCCGCTTTTCTACTGTCGGTTCTTGTCGTAGCGCCAACAACGATATTCGCTGCAGCGCCGGCAACATCACTAAACGTGTATATGAATGGGAAGCAACAGGAAGAGGTACTATTGTTGCAGGGTCGTACACTTGTACCATTGCGTGCCTTTGATGATCCGGCTCGGCTTAGTTATACCTATGATGCCAATTCGAAGACGGTCAAGATTACAAACAAGGTCAACAACGTGAGCATTCAATTAAGTGGTGGGGCTCAGGAAGCAATGATTAACGGGAAGAAAGTAAAGCTTGATGCGCAAGTAACCTTTAAGGGTGGTCGTACCTTTGTGCCTTTACGTTTCTTGTCTGAGAACTTGGGTGGTAGCGTTAGTTATGACAAAGTGGGCAATAAAGTCGTCGTTCGCACCCCTTCAGAGCAAGAACGATTCAAAACATTGATGAGCGGAGACTTGACGGAGGCACGAAAGATTGCTATTAGCCTTCCTATCATATATGGGAAGGACGCTCTTCAACCACAGGGCGAAGGATTTTCAATCAAATATACGTTTCCTAAGGGAGAAACTCTCCGTTATTATGAACAATATAAAGGGCTAATTAATTATGTTGAAATTAATGCGGATGGACTTGCGGAAGTAAAATGGCAAGGAGATGATCCACAATCGAATATAGGGCACCGCGAGAAAGGAAACAAACCAGCCGATCTAGGGGAAGCCGTCTATTTCATGGATAGCGTAATGTCCGATTACACGTACTATGGTACGATCGACAAATTGGGAAAGTCAACCGAACTAGGGCAACTCGACCGATCAAAGGAAAACAATAAAGGCAAAGTCATTGTCCCAATCAACGAAGAAAAAAGAATCGATGCGAGGACAAAATAGATTACATATCCTCGCTAGCATGCCAGCCCCCGACTGTAAGAAGTCGAGGGGTTTTCTTATTGGCTGTTCATTCCATTTCTGCCTAGATCAATAATAATCCCTATACCCTACAAATCATCAATTTGTTTCCATCAGGATCCTTCACGACGAACCAATGATCGTGCTGTATATCCGTAACGAGCTCCACACCGAGTTCTTTCATATAATCTAGTGAGCCTTGAAGATCTTCTGTTAATAACATAAAGGCTGGGGTCTCAATTGATGGTGCTCCGCCCGGCTGGTCGCCACCCCACATTGGCATGGTATCCAAAATAATCCCCGCCCCGTCCATCATTGGGATCGGGCATAGGTGACCATTCATAATTTGCGCATCCGCCTCATTCAGCCCTAGAACCCGGCAGTACCAGCTTCTAGATTTTTCAATATCCCGAACCGGGATGAAAATGCTTCCCACTTTGTTCATAACTGGGCTAGTTCTGGTCATTCCATCATTCATTTTCTGTTGCTCGATCATTGATTTCCCTCCATTTATCATTTTTAACGCTTTTGGAACCCCAACCGGTCGATAGTCTTCAATTAGTTCTTTACTTCTAGGCAATTGTCTCATGGTCCATCCTCCATTTTTATTTTAAGTAAATTGATGGGTACAAAGCACATCACTGTAACCGCCCACTCCATGTCCGTTTCCGATAATCCCTCTCCATCTTCACCAGAATCAGGTGGTATATAGTGGGCATACCAAGACCGTTCTCTATCTAACTCGTAATCGGGAGACGTAACAAGCCAGCGGTAAATCCGCTCGAGAACACCCGACATTGAACCGTAGGCTCCAGTAGTTAAGCATGCATACAGTCCGCCTTCCAAACTGGTAATTTGGTTCTCGTTCTCCTGAGAGAGCATAAAATCTTCCGGTGGAGCGATGTAGACTTCATATGTATCGCATTCATTCGTCGGCATGCCATAACTACAACTCATAAATACCTGAAGGCGTTTATCGCCAACAAACTCGTTACGGGCTAACCAATCAAGTGAAGCCTCATCGGCCCGTGCCACGCAGTCCACACCTTGGGCTCGAAAAGACACCACCCTTACTGATGGTCGTACCATTATTTGGATCGTCTCCGTCTTCTGTCTGCGCTTTACAGGAAGGTAAAGTTTCAAACGAACAATCTGACTGTTACATTGCTGGTACTCTTCCAAAAAACCATGCTCCCCGAGTTCGAACGTACTAAGTGGTAACCATTCCGATAATAGTCGGTTCCATGCAGCAACGATTTCGGAACCGGAACCTTTCGGTATACTTGTTACAGCATAAAGACCGCCCATTAGTCTAAAAGGCTGTATACCCTGGTGTTCCGCAGGGTACACTTTTTCACTAACAGCAACCATTTGGTAACCGTATGGATTCGCGCCTTCCAGATTGACATTCCAGCCAAACAGCCTCATTTGGCTTATGTCGAGCTTTGATAAATTGGCTCGGAATTCAGATAGAGAGGATTCTTCCAATCCATCCTCGCTTGAGGCGGAATACAAATAGCCGATTCCCATCATCGGGGCGAGCCGAATGACTTTTATGGATGGGAAGCGTTCGGATATCTCCCTTTCCTCTAAGTAGGTCACACGCTCAATCAGGCTAATCCGTTCGAAGCTGTAAATGAACTCGGCTCGCCGGTATAGGCCTGGAGTAAGGCCTGTGTTTCGCTTGAATGATTTTATGAAGGTCTGATAAGTATCAAAGCCACAGCGGAAACCGATGTCGATCGTTGTGAGATTGGTATGACGCAGGAGACATGCTGCCTCGCTTATTCTTCGCTTGCGTATGTATTCTTTGATGGGGTGACCTACTATGGCATAAAACATGCGATACAAATTGGGCACCGACATCACAGCTGCCTCGGCTATTTGCTCCAGCTCAAGTGACTCGACAAGGTGTTCCTCTATATAATCAATCGCACGTTGAACAGTTTCGACAGTATACATATAGACCCCCATGAATCTACTAACATTGAAGTGAATGTTTCCTTACGCTGAATTTATCATAGCAAATTGTTCCAATCATGAAGTGTATTTTTTTATCATTTTCTATTTTTTGTATCCGCATGAAAAACAAAGCGACGATAATTTGTGCGATCATGACGATAATATTCACCAAAACATGTATCATTTACGGATTGGGCTGTCAGCTTAAAGTGCGAGGAATGATGTTAGTTAGAAAAGGCAGCCGACGCAATGCGGTGACCCCTAAAAGTAAGAATCACTTAAGATTGAAGTAATAAAAAAGACAGGAGCTTTTGTTAAAGTTGAATCAGGTTGACAAGAGGAGTACATGTATATGACCTATATACTTCGTACCCATCAGTTAACAATAACCTATCATGGAAGAAAGTCGAATTGAGTGTCAGCAAGAAGAAGTTTTGATCTCATAAAGAAAGGACTGTCATTCAATGAAAAGAAGAGTATTACCATTGATACTCGTATTTATTATTGCATTTCAATTTCTACTTTCAGGCTGCCAAGCCACAGGAAGGACTGTAGAAGCAGCAGAAGTACCCACAAGACCTTTATCTATTACAGAGGTTAGTAAATTTGTAGAACAATTTTTACAGCAGGATAAAATCAAAAAGATGAATGTACCCGGGGGAGCTGTAGTTGTAGTCCAAGGGGATAAAATCTTATATGAAAAAGGATTTGGTTATGCAAATCTTGATAAAAAAATAGCCGTTAACCCTGAAAAAACGGTGTTCCTAATGGCCTCTACGACAAAATCGTTTACTGCCACCGCGATCATGCAGTTCGTTGAACAAGGAAAGATTGACCTAAACACAAATATCCAAACCTACTTAAAGGATGTCAAAATTGACAATCCATATAAAGAACCCATTACTGTGAAAGATTTACTAGATCATACAGCTGGATTTGCTTCAAGTGAAACACAAAAGGTTGATTTTGAAGAAGATTTAACAAAGATCCATCCCATGAGACCTTTTTTGCAATCAAATATGCCTCCAGTTGTGCGAAAGCCCGGGGAAGTGTACGTGTATGATAATTTTAATTATACTTTGTTGGGTTATATGGTCGAAAAAGTATCAGGTATGCCATTTGAACAATATATGAAAACACATGTATTTCAACCCTTGGAGATGAAAAATACCAGTCTCTATTTATCCCCTGAAATTCAGAAAAAACGCTCCCTCGAATATGACCCAAACGGCCATGTAATCCCTCCCTATACTTGGACACCTACGATTGATGGAGCGGCAGCGCTCAATGCAACACCTGATGATATTGCCCATTTTATGATTGCCCAACTGAATCGTGGCGTTTTCAAAAATAAACATATTCTTCAACCAAAAACTGTTCATGCGATGCAAGAATATCAATCTGAAATTCATCCTGCATATCCAGATACAACACTAGGGTTTGAAAATTCGATACTCACGCAAGACCACCATAATCAGCTCGTCATTTCTAAAGGAGGCGATGGGGAAGGTTTCAGCAACTTACTAACACTGCTACCTGAACAACAAGTGGGCTTCTTCATTGTAGGAAACATGCCTTCTGACATACGCCAAGAGTTTTATAAACAGTTCATGAATCATTTTTTTCCTACCAAGAAACAGCCAACGTATTTGACAACCCCTCAGGAAGAATTGCAGCGTTTTGCAGGAACTTTTGTAGATTTGCGTAAAGACTTTTTAATCACTCATATTACGCCACATGGTGATGGGGAGTTAGTACTTGAAAATAATATCTCTTTCATTAACGGCAATAATATTTATAAGCAGATTGATCCACTACTATTTATCAACGATGAAGGGCAGATGCTAGCTTTTAAAGAAAATCCAGATGGTTCGATTGCGTATATGAAAAATCTATTGTCTTATGCTCAAAAAAGTAAACTTCCATATTTCTCTGATGTCCAAAAGGATGATGCTTATGCACAACAAATCCGTAATGTGCAAGTGTCAAAACTGTTGCCTTCAACTTGGAAAGATCGGTTTGAACCGAATAAACCTATAACGTGGGGAGAATTTATAACCATGACGATGCTAGTACTAGAAGTCTCCCCTACGATTGAACCAGAACAAAGAAAAAATGGATCAATCACAGAAGAGGTACAAAAAGCAAAGGACATCGGGATTATAAACGCCCCTATCACAATAGATGCGCCGATCCAACGACAAGAAGCTGCAACTATTTTTATGAAAGCAGCCAAAAAACTTAGAATGCCAGAGATAGATATGTTAAATGCTCAGATAACAGGAGAAGTAAATGACTCATCGAAACAGGGAGTTAAGGCAATGGTAGCACTAGAATTATTTGGGCCTGAAGTTACTAAAACCGAATTAGGTGTCGATTACCATGCCAAACAAAAGATGCTTAGAAAAGAAGCCGCTGCATTAATTTCTGAAGCTATTTATAAGTTAGCGCCCTGATCACAAAATCAATCTCCAGAGCTCAATCGAAGGGAATACTAGAAAAAGTCACCAACATCTCATCCGAGTCTAAGGCTTATCCTCGATGAGCTTCCGGTTTTTCTCATTACTTTGCCGTAATTTCTCGTTCATGATATTGAAGCTGTCAGGTCAGTAAAGGGGTGTTTATACACGGTTGCAGCATCGGGATAGGTACCGGTGAGCAGGCCGATGTACGATGTATATCCTCGTATGAAACAACAAATAGTCCCTATCTTGTAAGAGAATTGGGACTATTTGTTCACTTTCTGGATCAACCATTAAGATGTCACTTTTTATTCCGCTTATTCCTTTTATTCTTACTTATTAGGAAAATAAGATAGACAGCTGCACCCAATAATACCACCCACATGCAAGCAGTTTTGACATAACCTACATCACTCATAAATAAGTTATTTCCATAATAAGTAGCCGAAAAGGCTAAGCACATCACACCGACAATCATAAACAATGCAGCGATCAACAGGTCTATTTTTTTCATGTTTATTCCTCCTGCATCGTCCGGAGAGCGAATTGAACTGTAAAACAAGTACCAATCCCCTCTTTACTGCTTACTTGAATCGTCCCACCCTGCAGCTTAACTAATTTCTTCACGATGGAAAGCCCAAGCCCAGTTCCACCTGTTTCTCTTGATCTTGACTTCTCCACCCGATAGAATCGATCAAAGATGTACGGAAGCTCATCTTCTGGAATTCCGATTCCTGTGTCTTCAACTGTGAAGGATACAGTATCAAACGTACTTCTCATATAGATTTGAATAGTACCCTGTTCCGTATAACGTATCGCATTCTCTAATAAATTTAGCACGATTTGCTCCACTTGCATGCTATCCCCACGAATTATCGAATCAGATGCAGATGGATGAACAACAAGTTCTAATCCTTTATCCTTCGCTTTCAAGGCTACTTTTTGTACCGCAAAGGTGATAATATCCTTCAAGTCGACTCGATCCATGTATAGACTGACCTTTCCCTCTTCCATCTTGGCCAGTTCAAACAGATCATCCACCAGATGTTGAATACGTATACCTTCTTGATAAATGATATCTAAATAGCGATCCTTCTCTTCTTCAGTTTCATATAAATGGTTTTTCACTACTTTTGCGTAGCCTTTCAAATAGGTAATGGGAGTCCGGAGTTCATGAGAAATGTTGGCGAAAAACTCTTGTCTTGTATCTCGGTACCGTTGTAAATCGGATGCTAAGTTATTGATTGCTACAGCTAGATCACCAATTTCATCTTTGCTATGAATCTCTAAGCGAGTTTCTAACTCTCCGATGGCTATTTTTTTCGTCGCTTTTTGCATAAGAATTAAGGGACGTGAAAAGAGTAGAGCCATAATCCAAGTGATTCCTATGGCGAACAAAAACGCTCCAATCCCTGAAAGGATCAGAAGATTGCGAACAGCAGCAAGGGATTTATCCATGCTTTGGGTTGAGGCCATCACATAAATAGCTGAAGAAACTGTATGATCTTTATAAATCGGTTGACCAATGACAAAAAAACGATTGCCTGACGGATCTTGGTGCTCTAAGTTAATAGACTGCCCTGAAAAAATCTTCTTCAAATCTTCTGAACGAATAAATGAACGATCTTCTGGATTATGTCCACCGGAATGAAGAGTTATCTCACCTACTCCGTTGATATAGAACATACTCACATTTGAAAAATCTGCAAAGGTAAGTATCATTTCCTCGGAGGAGTTCTCCGTAGTCTCTGCCATCGTTATGAAATGAGAGGTCATCTCCGTGACTTCCGTCCTCATTTCCTTGTAATAAAAGTTCGAAAACATCTGATATAGACTCACACCAAGAAAGAAGAGGACAATAAAAAAAACCGAAGCGATGACTAAACCTAGTTTCATCCCAATTCGATTTCGTCTCATTCCTCCCCTCCCTGCGCTGCGAATTTATAGCCAACGCCCCAAACCGTTTGAATAGGATTATAGCCAAGTCCTGAGCGCTGTAATTTTTCTCGTATATTTTTGATGTGCGTATCCACGACTCGTGCATCTCCCGAATATTCATAACCCCATAAGCGTTCAACTAACTCTTCACGTGAAAAAGATCGTTTTATATTTTGTGCCAGATAAAGAAGTAAATCAAATTCTTTAGGTGTAAAATCAATGCTTACATCATGAATATAGATTTCTCGAGCTTCAGGACTTATTCTAAGGTTTTGATGTTCTATCATCGTTTCTTGGAGTTTATTTAATTGATTGATCATGGAACGTCTCAGTAACGAATAGACACGTGCCAATAACTCTTCGGGTTCAAAAGGTTTCGTTAAATAATCATCTGCTCCAATACCTAGTCCGAGCACCTTATCCTTTGTTTCTGTTCGAGCAGTGAGCAGGATGATAGGTATGGTTTCTGTTTCCCTAATTGTTTTGCAAACCTGCCAACCATCCATACCAGGCATCATGACATCTAGTAATATCAGATCAAATGAATACTGCTTCATCATTGATAATGCCTCATAACCTGATGAGGCTTCCTTGACCTCAAAGCCCTCTTTCATGAGATAGATACGGATCAAATTCCTCATATTCCATTCGTCATCAACTAGGAGTATCTTAATTTTAGACAATATTTTCACCTACTTCTTATCAAATCTGTTCCCAATGTAAACCATTCGTAACATGAATTCAAGGTAATGTGTTTTTTATCGCTTAATATCCCTCTCATACTTAACACACCCGTTACATAAGCGGAAAGCCGTCAGCCACATTCGTAGGCAAACGGCACTCTGTTCGATTAATCTGGTGTTTTCTTATTATTTAATCTGTTTATCATTGGCATAAGAATCATATGCGATAGAGGACATATTAAGAGTAGACCCATCAATAGATAATTCGTTGGATTACCTTGATATGAATTAATAAGTACGATTAACATCACAAAAATGAATGGGAGTACACAACATAACTTCAACATCCAATTGTGTGATTTAGATCCATGCTCAATAGCATTCTTCGTACTGCTGTTTCCTTGATTATGATTTCCACAACAACTCATATTTCACACCACCTTTTGATAACGAACTTATCTTAATTTCTGAATATCAATTTTCATTTGCTCATTCTGAGCTTTCAATTCTTCTAACTCTCTTTGCATCTTCTGCGTCTCTTCTTGATTTCCTTTCCGCTGTTCGCCACTTCCATGTCCATGACCTCTACGCATGCTGAACATCATCACTATCATCATCAGTGGACAAGCTAAAAATAATAACCACGACCAATCCATCAGTATACCCTCCATTTCCAAAACGTAATCAATAACTGAATTGTAAATCAAGGTTGTGTAGAAATCGTGTTGATTCCATGGAGAATGCATGAGGTTGAATTCTACCTACACGATTCAACAATTGTTGGTCCTACCTTTTCAAATGTAAAAAGCCGACCACGAGAGTCGGCT
Proteins encoded:
- a CDS encoding copper amine oxidase N-terminal domain-containing protein — encoded protein: MRKCYPFLISAFLLSVLVVAPTTIFAAAPATSLNVYMNGKQQEEVLLLQGRTLVPLRAFDDPARLSYTYDANSKTVKITNKVNNVSIQLSGGAQEAMINGKKVKLDAQVTFKGGRTFVPLRFLSENLGGSVSYDKVGNKVVVRTPSEQERFKTLMSGDLTEARKIAISLPIIYGKDALQPQGEGFSIKYTFPKGETLRYYEQYKGLINYVEINADGLAEVKWQGDDPQSNIGHREKGNKPADLGEAVYFMDSVMSDYTYYGTIDKLGKSTELGQLDRSKENNKGKVIVPINEEKRIDARTK
- a CDS encoding VOC family protein; the encoded protein is MIEQQKMNDGMTRTSPVMNKVGSIFIPVRDIEKSRSWYCRVLGLNEADAQIMNGHLCPIPMMDGAGIILDTMPMWGGDQPGGAPSIETPAFMLLTEDLQGSLDYMKELGVELVTDIQHDHWFVVKDPDGNKLMICRV
- a CDS encoding helix-turn-helix domain-containing protein; translated protein: MYTVETVQRAIDYIEEHLVESLELEQIAEAAVMSVPNLYRMFYAIVGHPIKEYIRKRRISEAACLLRHTNLTTIDIGFRCGFDTYQTFIKSFKRNTGLTPGLYRRAEFIYSFERISLIERVTYLEEREISERFPSIKVIRLAPMMGIGYLYSASSEDGLEESSLSEFRANLSKLDISQMRLFGWNVNLEGANPYGYQMVAVSEKVYPAEHQGIQPFRLMGGLYAVTSIPKGSGSEIVAAWNRLLSEWLPLSTFELGEHGFLEEYQQCNSQIVRLKLYLPVKRRQKTETIQIMVRPSVRVVSFRAQGVDCVARADEASLDWLARNEFVGDKRLQVFMSCSYGMPTNECDTYEVYIAPPEDFMLSQENENQITSLEGGLYACLTTGAYGSMSGVLERIYRWLVTSPDYELDRERSWYAHYIPPDSGEDGEGLSETDMEWAVTVMCFVPINLLKIKMEDGP
- a CDS encoding serine hydrolase domain-containing protein, translated to MKRRVLPLILVFIIAFQFLLSGCQATGRTVEAAEVPTRPLSITEVSKFVEQFLQQDKIKKMNVPGGAVVVVQGDKILYEKGFGYANLDKKIAVNPEKTVFLMASTTKSFTATAIMQFVEQGKIDLNTNIQTYLKDVKIDNPYKEPITVKDLLDHTAGFASSETQKVDFEEDLTKIHPMRPFLQSNMPPVVRKPGEVYVYDNFNYTLLGYMVEKVSGMPFEQYMKTHVFQPLEMKNTSLYLSPEIQKKRSLEYDPNGHVIPPYTWTPTIDGAAALNATPDDIAHFMIAQLNRGVFKNKHILQPKTVHAMQEYQSEIHPAYPDTTLGFENSILTQDHHNQLVISKGGDGEGFSNLLTLLPEQQVGFFIVGNMPSDIRQEFYKQFMNHFFPTKKQPTYLTTPQEELQRFAGTFVDLRKDFLITHITPHGDGELVLENNISFINGNNIYKQIDPLLFINDEGQMLAFKENPDGSIAYMKNLLSYAQKSKLPYFSDVQKDDAYAQQIRNVQVSKLLPSTWKDRFEPNKPITWGEFITMTMLVLEVSPTIEPEQRKNGSITEEVQKAKDIGIINAPITIDAPIQRQEAATIFMKAAKKLRMPEIDMLNAQITGEVNDSSKQGVKAMVALELFGPEVTKTELGVDYHAKQKMLRKEAAALISEAIYKLAP
- a CDS encoding sensor histidine kinase, translated to MAETTENSSEEMILTFADFSNVSMFYINGVGEITLHSGGHNPEDRSFIRSEDLKKIFSGQSINLEHQDPSGNRFFVIGQPIYKDHTVSSAIYVMASTQSMDKSLAAVRNLLILSGIGAFLFAIGITWIMALLFSRPLILMQKATKKIAIGELETRLEIHSKDEIGDLAVAINNLASDLQRYRDTRQEFFANISHELRTPITYLKGYAKVVKNHLYETEEEKDRYLDIIYQEGIRIQHLVDDLFELAKMEEGKVSLYMDRVDLKDIITFAVQKVALKAKDKGLELVVHPSASDSIIRGDSMQVEQIVLNLLENAIRYTEQGTIQIYMRSTFDTVSFTVEDTGIGIPEDELPYIFDRFYRVEKSRSRETGGTGLGLSIVKKLVKLQGGTIQVSSKEGIGTCFTVQFALRTMQEE
- a CDS encoding response regulator transcription factor, with product MRNLIRIYLMKEGFEVKEASSGYEALSMMKQYSFDLILLDVMMPGMDGWQVCKTIRETETIPIILLTARTETKDKVLGLGIGADDYLTKPFEPEELLARVYSLLRRSMINQLNKLQETMIEHQNLRISPEAREIYIHDVSIDFTPKEFDLLLYLAQNIKRSFSREELVERLWGYEYSGDARVVDTHIKNIREKLQRSGLGYNPIQTVWGVGYKFAAQGGEE
- a CDS encoding DUF2933 domain-containing protein, producing the protein MDWSWLLFLACPLMMIVMMFSMRRGHGHGSGEQRKGNQEETQKMQRELEELKAQNEQMKIDIQKLR